Within the Zea mays cultivar B73 chromosome 10, Zm-B73-REFERENCE-NAM-5.0, whole genome shotgun sequence genome, the region TAGAGAAATGAATAGGGCGAGAATTAAAGTTTAGACAAAATAATTGTAAAATAGTATGAGTTTATactttttataatattttatataCATGTATACATAATATTTTTGCCAAAAATAACGAGTATTTAATTGAATACACTTGCTTGTATGTAGGTCCGTCCCTGACAGGAGGGGTATTGGTCACTTGATTTTAATTTGTAAAAGATATTAAAAATAACACAGCACAAGTCAAattgtattttgcattatttatgTTTTGACGCTTACCTACTACTGGTAGAGAGAAATAAACTAATCAGAAACACATAGAACTGTTGCATTCAACAAAGATGCACAAATGGTTAATTTTTTCGGTCCATGTGTACTAGTAGATCGAGAGCAACCACTTTGGGAACAACAGAGATGCTGGTCCAAATTCGTACGCGGAAGGAACACAATTGCACCGATCCAAAATTAAAGACAGGGCAATCTTTTTAGCTACGGCTGCTTGGCGACAAAAGATGGCGAAGCGAGACCCATAACATCCTAGTCACTTCACATCGTTCCGACAGGGGGCAGCGATACAGACACCGGTCATCGCATCTCCGAGACGGCCTGCTGCATGTACTTGCACGACCTCTGGTAGCTGACGAAGCCCATGAACCAGAACTCGAAGCCGTCGACGGTGGAGACGTGGATGTACTTCTCCTCGGGCCTGTGGACGTTCTCGCTGGGCCGCACCCTGCGGATCCTCCGCAGCGGGATGGCCACCTTGTAGGTGACCCGCGCcgtgtcgccgccgccgccgggggagGTGACGGTGATGGGGCGGTCGCTGCGGAAGGCGACCTTCCTGGTGGAGACGAAGAGCATGCCGGCGATGGGCCCGCCCGTGGTGTAGATGTAGCACTGCAGCGCCTTGAGCAGCCGCTCGCCCTTGTCGGCGGCGGAGAAGGCCTGGCGGAACACGCGCTCCACCCCGCCGGCCTGCAGGATCCGCGCGCCCAGGCTCAGCTTCCCCTTCACCGTCTCCGACAGCTTCGGCCCCAAGGTCACTGCACACCGTACCGTGCGTGCTCATCGTCAGCTAGCGGTCCTTTGGATAATGAACGAAGGAAGAAGTAATCACGGACGGAGTGCTAACTAACGACGACTCACCATGCTCTCTGAAGCCCTGCGCCCTTCTGCTCAGCTTGCTCACCCAGTGGGTCACCTGGCCTTTGCTGCCTGCTGCATCAGAACAGAAGCACGTCAGTAAGCATGCTGTGAACTCGGAAGTTATTAATCTCATATATGATGCACATGCATGGCACGAGAGACTCACTGTGCTTGTAGCCGAAAGACGCGTAAGGGCTGGGGTGCGTCAACGAGACGGCGAGGTGATCGCCGGCGCCCTTGCCGAAGGACGGATCCCTGGACACCTCCTCTATCCCGTGCGCCTTGGAGGTG harbors:
- the LOC103641863 gene encoding GEM-like protein 4 isoform X1, giving the protein MAAIGSCTPVPIPDSLHAKPRNATQLAMTMKSSSGGGHVIGVPVTSKAHGIEEVSRDPSFGKGAGDHLAVSLTHPSPYASFGYKHSSKGQVTHWVSKLSRRAQGFREHVTLGPKLSETVKGKLSLGARILQAGGVERVFRQAFSAADKGERLLKALQCYIYTTGGPIAGMLFVSTRKVAFRSDRPITVTSPGGGGDTARVTYKVAIPLRRIRRVRPSENVHRPEEKYIHVSTVDGFEFWFMGFVSYQRSCKYMQQAVSEMR
- the LOC103641863 gene encoding GEM-like protein 4 produces the protein MTMKSSSGGGHVIGVPVTSKAHGIEEVSRDPSFGKGAGDHLAVSLTHPSPYASFGYKHTGSKGQVTHWVSKLSRRAQGFREHVTLGPKLSETVKGKLSLGARILQAGGVERVFRQAFSAADKGERLLKALQCYIYTTGGPIAGMLFVSTRKVAFRSDRPITVTSPGGGGDTARVTYKVAIPLRRIRRVRPSENVHRPEEKYIHVSTVDGFEFWFMGFVSYQRSCKYMQQAVSEMR